One region of Solanum pennellii chromosome 6, SPENNV200 genomic DNA includes:
- the LOC107021184 gene encoding pre-mRNA-splicing factor SLU7-like, translating into MATASVAFKSREDHRKQLELEEARKAGLAPAELDEDGKEINPHIPQYMSSAPWYLNAERPSLKHQRKWKSDPNYTKSWYDRGAKIYQADKYRKGACENCGAMTHDAKSCMDRPRKLGAKWTGKHIAPDEKIEQFELDYDGKRDRWNGYDAASYAHIIERYEARDEARKKYLKDQQLKKLEEKNNKEDEERGDSEDEDFEDALKVDEAKVDESKQMDFAKVEKRVRTTGGGSTGTVRNLRIREDTAKYLLNLDVNSAHYDPKTRSMREDPLPDMDPNEKFYAGDNQNRVSGQALEFKQLNIHAWEAFDKGHDVHMQAAPSQAELLYKNYKVNKEKLKSQTKEDIMEKYGNAASEEILPRELLLGQSEREVEYDCAGRIVKGQEMSIPRSKYEEDVFINNHTTVWGSWWKDHHWGYKCCKQTIRNSYCTGAAGIEAAEASADLMKANIARKESAEDTHAPVEEKRLTTWGTEVPDDLVLDQQKLAEALKKEDEKRREERDERKRKYNVKYNDEVTPEEMEAYRMKKVLHDDPMRDFLH; encoded by the exons ATGGCTACTGCTTCAG TGGCGTTTAAGTCTAGGGAGGACCACAGGAAACAGTTGGAATTAGAAGAAGCGCGAAAGGCTGGTCTTGCACCAGCAGAGTTGGATGAGGATGGAAAAGAAATTAATCCTCACATTCCTCAGTATATGTCTTCAGCTCCTTGGTATCTCAATGCAGAGAGACCA AGTTTGAAACATCAAAGGAAATGGAAATCTGATCCAAATTACACGAAATCATGGTATGACAGAGGTGCAAAAATATATCAGGCTGACAAGTATAGAAAGGGTGCTTGTGAAAA CTGTGGAGCAATGACGCACGATGCTAAGTCATGCATGGACAGGCCACGCAAATTAGGAGCAAAATGGACCGGAAAACATATTGCTCCTGATGAGAAGATAGAGCAGTTTGAGCTGGATTATGATGGTAAAAGGGATCGTTGGAATGGTTATGATGCTGCTTCTTACGCTCATATCATTGAGCGATATGAAGCAAGGGATGAAGCAAGAAAGAAATACCTCAAAGATCAACAACTAAAAAAGTTGGAGGAGAAAAATAACAAAGAGGATGAAGAAAGAGGAGATAGCGAAGATGAAGATTTTGAAGATGCTTTGAAGGTAGATGAAGCCAAGGTTGACGAAAGCAAGCAGATGGATTTTGCAAAAGTTGAGAAGCGTGTACGGACCACTGGTGGTGGAAGCACAGGAACTGTTAG GAATCTACGTATCCGGGAAGATACCGCAAAATATCTTCTTAATCTTGACGTCAATTCTGCACACTATGATCCCAAAACCCGGTCCATGCGTGAAGACCCTCTTCCAGATATGGATCCAAATGAAAAGTTCTATGCT GGTGATAACCAAAATAGAGTTAGTGGTCAAGCATTGGAGTTCAAGCAGCTGAATATTCATGCTTGGGAAGCTTTTGACAAGGGGCATGATGTTCATATGCAAGCAGCTCCATCCCAAGCAGAACTGCTTTACAAAAATTACAAGGTTAACAAGGAGAAACTGAAGTCACAAACAAAGGAGGATATCATGGAGAAGTATGGTAATGCTGCCAGTGAAGAAATACTCCCGAGAGAACTACTGTTGGGTCAGAGTGAGAGAGAAGTTGAATATGATTGTGCTGGTAGGATTGTGAAGGGCCAG GAGATGTCTATTCCTAGAAGCAAATATGAAGAGGATGTTTTTATCAATAACCACACCACAGTTTGGGGTTCATGGTGGAAGGATCACCATTGGGGTTACAAATGCTGCAAACAGACAATCAGAAACAGCTACTGTACAGGTGCTGCTGGAATTGAAGCAGCTGAAGCTTCTGCTGATCTTATGAAGGCCAATATTGCTCGCAAGGAGTCTGCTGAAG ATACACATGCGCCGGTTGAGGAGAAGAGGCTCACTACTTGGGGAACTGAAGTTCCTGACGATTTGGTTCTGGACCAGCAAAAGCTGGCTGAAGCTCTTAAAAAG GAGGATGAAAAGAGGAGAGAAGAGAGGGATGAAAGGAAAAGGAAATACAACGTGAAATACAATGACGAG GTTACACCGGAAGAAATGGAGGCCTACAGAATGAAAAAGGTCCTCCATGACGATCCAATGAGGGACTTCTTGCACTGA
- the LOC107022712 gene encoding protein CUP-SHAPED COTYLEDON 3-like, producing MDLREIGATLPPGFKFCPSDEELICHYLYNKTANEKGLVLNFSLVEIDLHTCEPWQLPEVAKLNSSEWYFFSFRDRKYSTGFWANRATISGYWKATGKDRIVLDPQTSNAIGMRKTLVFYKNRAPNGIKTDWIMHEFRLENPHIPLKEDWVLCRVFYKNKGENNNNCTNKLSSQNKCEAIVTSSNVSQSPIYMNQHSLNCDIKYQNSPHQIIQNSNIIHHHLFDLLVKDHLETTRLTECSQEDDQYGLLFDMDFEESYVQDEQIHSSLEDMRFDDENSAILI from the exons atggatttaAGAGAAATTGGAGCTACACTTCCCCCTGGGTTTAAATTTTGCCCCAGTGATGAAGAGTTAATTTGTCATTATCTCTATAATAAAACTGCTAATGAAAAAGGATTGGTTCTTAATTTTAGTTTAGTGGAAATTGATCTTCACACTTGTGAGCCATGGCAGCTTCCTG AGGTGGCAAAGCTCAACTCTAGTGAATGGTATTTCTTCAGCTTCCGAGATCGAAAGTACTCTACTGGATTTTGGGCGAATCGGGCCACAATTTCGGGTTATTGGAAAGCTACGGGTAAGGATCGAATCGTGCTCGATCCTCAAACCAGTAATGCTATTGGGATGAGAAAAACTTTAGTCTTTTACAAGAATAGAGCTCCTAATGGCATTAAAACAGACTGGATCATGCATGAATTTCGACTTGAAAATCCCCATATACCCCTTAAG GAAGATTGGGTATTATGTCGagtattttacaaaaataaaggTGAGAACAACAACAATTGTACAAACAAACTTAGCTCACAAAACAAGTGTGAGGCAATTGTCACTTCTTCAAATGTGTCACAATCTCCTATCTATATGAACCAACATTCATTGAATTGTGACATTAAATACCAAAACTCACCCCATCAAATTATCCAAAACTCAAACATAATACATCAtcatttgtttgatttattagtAAAAGATCATCTTGAAACAACTCGACTGACCGAGTGCAGCCAAGAGGATGATCAGTACGGATTGTTATTCGATATGGATTTTGAAGAATCGTATGTTCAAGATGAACAAATTCATTCTAGCCTCGAAGACATGAGATTCGATGATGAAAATAGCGcgattttaatttga
- the LOC107021580 gene encoding protein LIGHT-DEPENDENT SHORT HYPOCOTYLS 4-like produces MASFTELVESSNHHHREKINIETVNNIEIISVSASSSSAATPAPASSSSRYENQKRRDWNTFGQYLRNHRPPLTLSRCSGAHVLEFLRYLDQFGKTKVHTPMCPFYGHPNPPAPCPCPLKQAWGSLDALVGRLRAAYEENGGKPETNPFGARAVRLYLREVRDLQSKARGVSYEKKKKRKRPPPTPPPPPQQLSTSVQLPLSSPPPSGKGALPFEL; encoded by the exons ATGGCTTCTTTTACGGAATTAGTTGAAAGTTCGAATCATCATCATCGCGAGAAAATCAACATCGAAACAGTTAACAATATCGAGATAATTTCTGTTTCTGCTTCTTCTTCATCTGCTGCTACACCGGCACCAGCTAGCTCAAGTAGCAGGTACGAAAATCAGAAGCGGCGGGATTGGAACACGTTTGGTCAGTACCTGAGAAACCACAGGCCTCCACTCACGCTCTCTAGATGCAGTGGTGCTCACGTACTTGAATTCCTTCGTTACCTTGATCAATTCGGCAAGACCAAAGTTCATACTCCG atGTGTCCGTTTTATGGGCATCCGAATCCGCCAGCACCGTGTCCGTGTCCGCTAAAGCAAGCTTGGGGGAGCCTTGACGCACTGGTAGGACGACTTAGAGCGGCTTATGAAGAAAATGGAGGGAAGCCGGAAACGAACCCATTTGGTGCTCGTGCTGTTAGGCTTTATCTTCGTGAGGTTCGTGATTTGCAGTCCAAAGCGAGGGGAGTTAGTTacgagaagaagaaaaaacggAAACGCCCACCTCCaactccaccaccaccaccgcAACAGTTGTCCACGTCAGTACAACTGCCACTCTCATCGCCACCACCATCAG GTAAAGGTGCATTACCATTTGAGTTATGA
- the LOC107023156 gene encoding uncharacterized protein LOC107023156, with protein MYITSTREFEITAKAQKKMANFLILKNRLALLVLLFTYYFYLGDFNVSAQQFRPGFVYTRNRGRCTPQYWSSRRESWPKMVPQTSTVSKIFGSRAYERYRYDLTLLEAAGRNDDGDNVFARLVKQSTAALLNSYARQNYPYSAWEVKTMLIQALVSEKSASVLAQQLSQANEACN; from the exons ATGTACATAACTTCCACTAGAGAGTTTGAGATAACTGCAAAAGCTCAAAAGAAAATGGCTAATTTTCTTATACTGAAGAATCGTTTGGCTCTTCTAGTGCTCTTATTTACTTATTACTTCTACCTGGGAGATTTCAATGTATCGGCGCAACAGTTTAGACCTGGATTTGTGTACACCAGAAACAGAGGAAGATGTACTCCTCA GTATTGGAGCAGCAGGAGAGAGTCATGGCCAAAAATGGTACCACAGACATCGACAGTATCTAAAATATTTGGATCCAGGGCCTACGAGCGATACAGGTATGATCTAACATTGTTAGAAGCTGCTGGAAGAAACGACGATGGGGATAACGTATTTGCCAGATTAGTGAAGCAATCAACAGCTGCATTGTTGAATTCATATGCCAGACAGAATTATCCCTACAGTGCTTGGGAAGTAAAGACCATGCTCATTCAAGCTTTGGTTTCTGAAAAATCTGCTTCTGTTTTGGCTCAACAGTTATCTCAAGCTAATGAAGCCTGCAACTAA
- the LOC107023155 gene encoding structural maintenance of chromosomes protein 1 produces the protein MPSQASPGKIHRLELENFKSYKGFQTIGPFYDFTAIIGPNGAGKSNLMDAISFVLGVRTGQLRGAQLKDLIYAFDDREKEQRGRRAFVRLIYQLANGTEIQFTRAITSAGASEYRIDGKAVNWDEYNAKLKSLDILVKARNFLVFQGDVESIASKNPKELSALLEQISGSEEFKRRYDELEEEKARAEEKKALAYQKKKTVTMERKQKKEQKEEAEKHLRLQDKLKSLKQEYFLWQLFNIEKDIAKTNEELDAEEARVKEIVEKLGEYESESSKKKKELSGYMREIALRERKIADRKNKLDKNQPDLVKLKEEISRITSKIRSTSKELDKKREEKRRHADEVKKLQNDLKDITKQLDELRQRSRDAGGKLQLADSQLETYHQIKEEAGMKTAKLRDEKEVLDRQQRADIDAQKNLEQNLQQLENRKHELESQEKQMQTRLKKILDAVKKHDEELKRVKEEQREMKNKLRRSREKHDNLRKRLDEVEDQLRELKAERHENERDARLSQAVETLKRLFPGVHGRMTDLCRPIQKKYNLAVTVAMGRYMDAVVVEDEQTGKECIKYLKEQRLPPQTFIPLQSVRIKPVVERLRTLGGSAQLVFDVIQFDQALEKAILFAVQNTIVCNDLKEAKYLSWDGDRLKVVTLDGILLTKSGTMTGGTSGGMEARSHKWDDKKIDVLKKKKEGLESELEELGSIREMQLKESEASGRISGLEKKIHYAEIEKKSIADKLQNLEREKGSIENEIRHIQPELEQLNRKIDARAQEILSREKRINDIVDRIYKKFSESVGVRNIREYEENQLKAVQEMSEERLNLHNQQSKLKSQLEYEQKRDMDSRIVKLESTLNNSKEKLKEVETKESDLKSSMEKATKEIDDYKEEVFAWRSKSEECEKQLQEWQKKISAETTSISKHNRQIKSKEAQIEQLNSKKQEILEKCELEQIELPTISDPMDTGESTPGPVFDFSKLSRTYQQITKPTEREKHEVDFTQKIASLMSEIERTAPNLKALDQYKDLLKKEEDVNKEFEVAKNEEKKVTDEYNRVKGGRYELFMKAFNYISGKIDQIYKQLTKSNTHPLGGTAYLNLDNEDEPFLHGIKYTAMPPTKRFRDMEQLSGGEKTVAALALLFAIHSFRPSPFFILDEVDAALDNLNVAKVAGFIRSKSCGGARLTQDPEEGCGFQSIVISLKDSFYDKAEALVGVYRDAERGCSSTLTFDLTKYRES, from the exons ATGCCGTCACAGGCGTCGCCGGGAAAAATCCACCGGCTGGAACTCGAGAATTTCAAGTCCTACAAAGGATTTCAAACAATTGGCCCATTTTACGACTTTACAGCGATTATAGGGCCAAACGGAGCAGGAAAATCTAACCTGATGGATGCAATCAGCTTCGTCCTTGGAGTTCGTACGGGTCAACTTCGAGGTGCACAGTTGAAGGACTTAATTTATGCTTTTGACGACCGTGAAAAGGAGCAGAGAGGTCGAAGAGCTTTCGTGAGGCTAATTTATCAGCTTGCTAATGGTACGGAAATTCAGTTTACGCGTGCTATTACGAGTGCTGGTGCGAGTGAGTATCGGATTGATGGGAAAGCTGTTAATTGGGATGAGTATAATGCCAAATTGAAGTCTCTTGATATTCTGGTTAAAGCACGGAATTTTCTCGTCTTTCAG GGTGACGTTGAGTCTATTGCATCTAAAAATCCAAAAGAACTCTCTGCACTCCTTGAGCAAATATCTGGATCTGAAGAGTTCAAGAGACGCTATGATGAATTGGAAGAAGAAAAAGCAAGAGCTGAAGAAAAGAAGGCACTTGCTTACCAGAAAAAGAAAACTGTAACTATGGAGCGAAAACAGAAAAAGGAACAGAAAGAAGAAGCTGAGAAGCATCTTCGTTTACAAGATAAACTG aaatctTTGAAGCAAGAATATTTTCTGTGGCAATTATTCAACATAGAAAAGGATATTGCTAAGACAAACGAGGAACTTGATGCTGAAGAAGCAAGAGTCAAAGAAATTGTGGAGAAACTTGGGGAATATGAAAGTGAATCTagcaaaaagaagaaagaactaAGCGGATACATGAGAGAGATTGCATTGCGCGAGAGGAAGATTGCAGATAGAAAAAACAAACTTGACAAGAAT CAACCTGATTTAGTAAAGTTAAAGGAAGAAATATCGCGGATTACTTCAAAAATCAGAAGTACAAGTAAAGAGCTTGataagaagagagaagaaaaaagaagacatGCAGATGAGGTGAAGAAGCTTCAAAATGACTTGAAGGACATTACAAAGCAGCTGGACGAGTTGCGTCAAAGAAGTCGAGATGCAGGGGGGAAACTTCAATTAGCTGACAGTCAATTGGAGACATATCACCAAAT TAAAGAGGAGGCTGGCATGAAAACTGCGAAACTAAGAGATGAGAAAGAGGTCTTGGATAGGCAGCAGCGTGCTGATATTGATGCTCAGAAGAATCTGGAACAAAATCTTCAGCAGCTTGAAAATCGGAAGCATGAGCTTGAGTCTCAGGAGAAACAGATGCAAACAAGGTTGAAGAAAATTCTTGATGCAGTTAAGAAGCATGATGAAGAACTGAAACGGGTGAAAGAAGAACAGCGTGAGATGAAAAATAAACTTCGACGCTCCAG AGAAAAACATGACAATCTGCGCAAACGACTTGATGAAGTAGAGGACCAACTACGCGAGTTGAAGGCTGAGAGACATGAGAATGAGAGAGATGCCAGATTGTCTCAAGCAGTTGAAACACTGAAGCGTCTGTTTCCCGGTGTTCATGGTCGAATGACAGATCTCTGCAGGCCAATACAGAAGAAGTATAACCTTGCTGTAACAGTTGCAATGGGCAGATATATGGATGCAGTAGTAGTTGAGGATGAACAAACAGGAAAAGAATGCATCAAG TATCTGAAAGAGCAAAGACTTCCTCCTCAGACATTTATACCTCTTCAGTCGGTCCGTATAAAGCCAGTAGTTGAGCGGCTGCGGACATTGGGTGGGAGTGCACAGCTGGTTTTTGATGTTATACA ATTTGATCAAGCACTGGAGAAGGCTATATTATTTGCTGTTCAGAATACCATTGTTTGCAATGACTTAAAAGAAGCTAAGTATCTTAGCTGGGATGGTGATAGACTTAAAG TTGTGACTCTTGATGGGATTTTGTTAACAAAATCGGGTACAATGACTGGTGGTACTAGTGGTGGAATGGAAGCACGATCTCACAAATGGgatgacaaaaaaattgacG TgcttaagaagaaaaaagaaggtcTCGAGTCAGAGTTGGAGGAGCTTGGATCAATAAGGGAGATGCAGCTTAAGGAGTCTGAAGCATCTGGCAGAATCAGTGGACTTGAGAAAAAGATTCACTATGCTGAGATTGAAAAG AAAAGTATTGCAGACAAACTTCAAAATTTGGAACGCGAAAAGGGGAGTATTGAAAATGAAATTAGACATATCCAGCCTGAACTTGAGCAG TTGAACAGAAAAATAGATGCAAGGGCACAAGAGATCTTATCACGAGAGAAAAGGATCAATGACATTGTTGACAGAATCTACAAAAAGTTCAGTGAATCTGTTGGGGTGAGAAATATTAGGGAGTATGAAGAAAATCAGCTCAAAGCTGTTCAGGAAATGTCTGAAGAAAGGCTCAATTTACATAATCAACAATCGAAGCTTAAGTCACA GTTGGAATATGAGCAGAAGCGGGACATGGATTCACGAATTGTAAAACTGGAATCCACCCTTAATAACTCAAAAGAGAAATTAAAGGAGGTTGAGACCAAGGAGTCGGATCTGAAGTCATCCATGGAGAAAGCTACAAAGGAGATAGACGATTACAAGGAAGAAGTATTCG CATGGAGATCCAAATCAGAAGAATGTGAAAAGCAGCTGCAGGAGTGGCAGAAAAAGATCTCTGCTGAAACAACTAGCATTAGCAAACATAACCGTCAAATTAAATCAAAG GAGGCACAGATTGAACAACTGAATTCAAAAAAACAGGAAATATTGGAGAAATGTGAACTGGAGCAAATAGAACTGCCCACTATCTCTGATCCAATGGATACTGGAGAGTCTACACCTGGCCCTGTTTTTGATTTCAGTAAACTGAGTAGAACATATCAGCAGATTACGAAGCCCACTGAAAGGGAGAAACATGAGGTGGATTTTACTCAGAAAATTGCTTCCTTGATGTCGGAGATAGAAAGAACAGCTCCAAATCTGAAGGCCCTTGATCAATACAAAGATTTACTGAAAAAGGAGGAAGATGTTAATAAAGAATTTGAAGTGGCCAAAAATGAGGAGAAGAAAGTTACTGATGAATATAATAGAGTTAAAGGGGGCAG GTATGAATTGTTTATGAAAgctttcaattatatatctggCAAAATCGACCAGATATACAAGCAACTCACAAAGAGCAATACACATCCTCTCGGTGGGACAGCATATCTTAACTTGGATAATGAAGATGAGCCATTTTTACATGGTATCAAGTATACTGCTATGCCCCCAACAAAACGGTTTCGGGATATGGAACAGCTTTCAGGAGGGGAGAAGACGGTTGCAGCACTTGCATTGCTTTTTGCTATCCACAG TTTTAGACCTTCTCCATTCTTCATACTGGATGAAGTTGATGCTGCATTGGATAATCTGAATGTTGCCAAAGTTGCTGGATTCATTCGATCAAAGTCGTGTGGAGGTGCTAGGCTTACTCAGGATCCTGAAGAAGGATGTGGCTTCCAAAGCATTGTTATCTCTCTGAAAGACAGCTTTTATGACAAAGCTGAAGCTTTGGTTGGTGTTTACAGGGATGCTGAGAGAGG TTGCTCGAGCACATTGACATTTGATCTGACCAAGTACAGGGAATCGTGA